In Pseudomonas asiatica, the following are encoded in one genomic region:
- a CDS encoding ABC transporter permease → MKTTPLDSQGAAPVRRSGTYLGLGTYLGLAGALLAMIVLFSFLSSHFWSYNTFSTLANQIPDLMVLAVGMTFVLIIGGIDLSVGSVLALAASTVSVAILGWGWGVLPSALLGMAVAALAGSITGGVTVAWRIPSFIVSLGVLEMARGLAYQFTDSRTAYIGDAYAWFSNPIAFGISPAFIIALLVIVLAQLVLTRTVFGRYLIGIGTNEEAVRLAGIDPRPYKVLVFALMGLLAGLAALFQISRLEAADPNAGSGLELQVIAAVVIGGTSLMGGRGSVISTFFGVLIISVLAAGLAQIGASEPTKRIITGAVIVIAVVLDTYRSRRAGRRN, encoded by the coding sequence ATGAAAACCACCCCGCTCGACAGCCAAGGCGCCGCACCGGTGCGCCGCAGTGGCACCTATCTTGGCCTGGGTACCTACCTGGGCCTGGCCGGCGCCTTGCTGGCGATGATCGTGCTGTTCTCGTTCCTCAGCAGCCACTTCTGGTCCTACAACACCTTCAGTACCCTGGCCAACCAGATCCCCGACCTGATGGTACTGGCGGTGGGCATGACCTTCGTGCTGATTATCGGCGGCATCGACCTGTCGGTGGGCTCGGTACTGGCGCTGGCGGCCTCCACGGTCAGCGTGGCGATCCTCGGCTGGGGCTGGGGCGTGCTGCCTTCGGCCCTGCTGGGCATGGCCGTGGCCGCGCTGGCCGGCAGCATCACCGGCGGCGTCACCGTGGCCTGGCGCATTCCGTCGTTCATCGTTTCGCTAGGGGTGCTGGAAATGGCCCGCGGCCTGGCCTACCAGTTCACCGACTCGCGCACCGCCTATATCGGTGATGCCTATGCCTGGTTCTCCAACCCCATCGCATTCGGCATCTCGCCGGCGTTCATCATCGCCTTGCTGGTGATCGTGCTGGCCCAGTTGGTGCTGACCCGCACGGTGTTCGGCCGCTACCTGATCGGTATCGGCACCAACGAAGAGGCCGTGCGCCTGGCCGGCATCGACCCGCGCCCGTACAAGGTGCTGGTGTTCGCCCTGATGGGCCTGCTCGCCGGCCTGGCCGCGCTGTTCCAGATCTCGCGCCTGGAAGCCGCCGACCCCAATGCCGGCTCCGGCCTGGAGCTGCAGGTAATCGCTGCCGTGGTGATTGGCGGCACCAGCCTGATGGGCGGGCGCGGCTCGGTCATCAGCACCTTCTTTGGCGTACTGATCATTTCGGTGCTGGCTGCAGGGCTGGCGCAGATCGGTGCCAGCGAACCGACCAAACGCATCATCACCGGGGCGGTGATTGTCATCGCCGTGGTGCTCGACACTTACCGTAGCCGGCGTGCAGGCCGGCGGAACTGA
- a CDS encoding LacI family DNA-binding transcriptional regulator, with the protein MATIKDVAALAGISYTTVSHVLNKTRPVSEQVRLKVEAAIAELDYVPSAVARSLKARSTATIGLLVPNSVNPYFAELARGIEDACERNGYCVILCNSDDNPQKQRSYLRVLLEKRIDGLVVASVGQDSDLLQSLAGVRTPMVIVDRELDGVDADLVRIDHEQGAFLATQHLLELGHHDIAYIGGPAETGVTQLRLSGFRRAMAEAGVPVRNDRVLHCDFTSPGGHAAAGRLLEGKRPTAIFAGNDMIGFGVLRAAAERNINVPGELSVIGFDDIELSRYVYPPLTTVGQSIRELGESAASLLLARIGTPRQGAAEQRIVAPRIVLRESTGPRPDLFNDYR; encoded by the coding sequence ATGGCAACCATCAAAGACGTCGCGGCACTGGCGGGCATTTCCTACACCACCGTGTCCCATGTGCTGAACAAGACCCGGCCGGTCAGCGAGCAGGTGCGGTTGAAAGTCGAAGCCGCCATCGCCGAACTCGACTACGTACCCAGCGCCGTGGCCCGCTCGCTGAAGGCGCGCAGCACGGCCACCATCGGCCTGCTGGTACCCAACAGCGTCAACCCGTACTTCGCCGAACTGGCGCGGGGCATCGAAGACGCCTGCGAGCGCAACGGCTACTGCGTGATCCTGTGCAACTCCGACGACAACCCGCAGAAGCAGCGCAGCTACCTGCGCGTGCTGCTGGAAAAGCGCATCGACGGCCTGGTAGTGGCTTCGGTAGGGCAGGACAGCGACCTGCTGCAAAGCCTGGCTGGCGTGCGCACGCCCATGGTGATCGTCGACCGCGAACTGGACGGTGTCGATGCCGACCTGGTGCGCATCGACCACGAGCAGGGCGCCTTCCTGGCCACCCAGCACCTGCTGGAACTTGGTCACCATGACATCGCCTACATCGGCGGCCCCGCCGAGACCGGTGTGACCCAGCTGCGCCTGAGCGGCTTCCGCCGCGCCATGGCCGAAGCCGGTGTGCCGGTGCGCAACGACCGCGTGCTGCACTGCGATTTCACCAGCCCCGGCGGCCATGCAGCCGCGGGCCGGCTGCTGGAGGGCAAGCGACCTACGGCGATTTTTGCCGGCAACGACATGATCGGCTTCGGTGTGCTGCGTGCCGCGGCCGAACGCAATATCAACGTGCCCGGCGAGCTGTCGGTGATCGGCTTCGACGACATCGAGCTCAGCCGTTATGTGTACCCGCCGTTGACCACGGTGGGCCAGTCGATTCGCGAGCTGGGCGAGAGCGCCGCGTCGCTGTTGCTGGCGCGTATCGGCACCCCCCGGCAGGGCGCGGCAGAGCAACGCATCGTCGCCCCGCGCATTGTGCTGCGCGAGTCCACCGGGCCGCGTCCGGACCTGTTCAACGATTACCGCTGA
- the rbsK gene encoding ribokinase yields MNAKVVVVGSLNMDLVARAQRLPRAGETLPGESFFTVPGGKGANQAVAVARLGGSVAMIGNVGDDDYGRQLHRALYVEGIDCQGVSTCQGVSSGVALITVDAASQNCIVIVPGGNGLLTPQSVQRFDALLQAAEVIICQLEVPADTVAWTLARGHELGKRVILNPAPATGPLPADWFARIDYLTPNESEAEALTGVAVTDLDSARRAGECLLKLGAGKVIITLGAQGALLVTPRGHQHFPAPVVQPLDTTAAGDTFIGGFAAGLVRGLEEGEAIAFGQRAAALSVTRAGAQPSIPYLAELAP; encoded by the coding sequence ATGAATGCCAAGGTTGTGGTAGTCGGTAGCCTCAACATGGACCTGGTGGCCCGCGCGCAGCGCCTGCCCCGGGCCGGCGAAACACTTCCCGGCGAAAGCTTTTTCACCGTGCCGGGCGGCAAGGGGGCCAACCAGGCAGTGGCCGTGGCGCGCCTGGGTGGCAGCGTGGCGATGATCGGCAACGTTGGCGACGATGACTATGGTCGACAACTGCACCGGGCCCTGTATGTGGAAGGCATCGACTGCCAGGGCGTCAGCACCTGCCAGGGCGTGTCCAGCGGGGTGGCGCTGATCACCGTGGATGCCGCCAGCCAGAACTGCATCGTCATCGTCCCCGGTGGCAACGGCCTGCTGACGCCGCAGTCGGTGCAGCGGTTCGATGCGCTGCTGCAGGCGGCCGAGGTGATCATCTGCCAGTTGGAAGTACCGGCCGACACCGTGGCCTGGACCTTGGCCCGGGGGCATGAACTGGGCAAGCGGGTGATCCTGAACCCGGCGCCGGCGACCGGCCCCTTGCCGGCGGACTGGTTCGCCCGCATCGACTACCTGACGCCCAACGAAAGCGAGGCCGAAGCCCTGACCGGCGTGGCGGTGACTGACCTGGACAGCGCCCGACGTGCCGGCGAATGCTTGCTGAAACTGGGCGCGGGCAAAGTGATCATCACCCTGGGCGCGCAAGGGGCTTTGCTGGTCACCCCTCGGGGCCACCAGCACTTCCCCGCGCCGGTGGTGCAGCCGCTGGACACCACGGCAGCCGGCGACACCTTCATCGGCGGCTTTGCCGCAGGCCTGGTGCGCGGCCTGGAGGAGGGCGAAGCCATCGCCTTCGGCCAGCGCGCCGCGGCCCTGTCAGTTACCCGCGCCGGTGCCCAGCCGTCGATTCCCTACCTGGCGGAGCTTGCGCCATGA
- the rbsD gene encoding D-ribose pyranase: MKKTPLLNVALSRTIAGMGHGDILVIGDAGLPVPPGVELIDLAVTPGLPDFASVLRVVLSELQVERHVLAEEMQKVVPPALVEIERLKGKLGKREWLSHEDFKALSRSARAVVRTGECQPYSNIALISGVTF, translated from the coding sequence ATGAAGAAAACCCCGCTGCTGAACGTTGCCCTGTCGCGGACCATCGCCGGCATGGGGCATGGCGACATCCTGGTGATCGGCGATGCCGGGCTGCCGGTGCCGCCGGGCGTCGAACTGATCGACCTGGCCGTCACGCCTGGCCTGCCGGATTTCGCCAGCGTGTTGCGGGTTGTGCTGAGCGAGTTGCAGGTAGAGCGCCACGTGCTGGCCGAAGAGATGCAGAAAGTGGTGCCGCCGGCGCTGGTCGAGATCGAGCGGCTGAAGGGCAAGCTGGGCAAGCGCGAATGGCTGAGCCATGAAGATTTCAAGGCATTGTCACGCAGTGCCCGTGCGGTAGTGCGCACCGGCGAGTGCCAGCCCTACAGCAACATCGCGCTGATTTCCGGCGTGACTTTCTGA
- a CDS encoding nucleoside hydrolase, translated as MLKPLLQGIALMAAATTLQAAPIDLIIDTDPGADDVVALFLAMASPDELNIRAITTVAGNVRLEKTSRNARLAREWAGREDIPVYAGAARPLVRKPIYAAEVHGEEGLTGIQVHEPKAPLAQGNAVQYLVDTLGTAKPHSITIAMLGPQTNLALALIQRPDIAKGIKQVVVMGGAHFNGGNITPAAEFNLYADPHAAEVVLASGVQLTYLPLDVTHKLLTSDARLKQLAAVNNQASKRVVDILNAYITHDMDLYGMPGGPVHDASVIAYLLKPELFSGRRIHMSIDSREGPSFGQTLADWYGVLKQPANVMWVGEGDAQGLFDLLSARLARLE; from the coding sequence ATGCTCAAACCCCTGCTACAAGGAATCGCCCTCATGGCCGCAGCCACCACCCTCCAGGCCGCCCCCATCGACCTGATCATCGACACCGACCCCGGCGCCGACGACGTGGTCGCGCTGTTCCTGGCCATGGCCTCGCCCGACGAGCTGAACATCCGCGCCATCACCACCGTGGCCGGCAACGTGCGCCTGGAAAAGACCTCGCGCAACGCCCGCCTGGCCCGCGAATGGGCCGGCCGCGAAGACATCCCCGTGTACGCCGGCGCCGCCCGCCCGCTGGTGCGCAAGCCGATCTACGCCGCCGAGGTGCACGGCGAAGAAGGCCTCACCGGCATCCAGGTTCACGAACCGAAAGCGCCGCTGGCCCAGGGCAATGCCGTGCAATACCTGGTCGACACCCTGGGCACCGCCAAGCCCCACAGCATTACCATTGCCATGCTCGGCCCACAAACCAACCTGGCCCTGGCGCTGATCCAGCGCCCGGATATCGCCAAAGGCATCAAGCAAGTGGTGGTCATGGGCGGTGCCCATTTCAACGGTGGCAATATCACCCCGGCGGCGGAATTCAACCTCTATGCCGACCCACATGCCGCCGAAGTGGTGCTGGCCAGCGGCGTGCAGCTGACCTACCTGCCGCTGGACGTCACTCACAAGCTGCTGACCAGCGACGCCCGCCTCAAGCAACTGGCGGCGGTGAACAACCAGGCCAGCAAGCGGGTGGTGGATATCCTCAACGCCTACATCACCCACGACATGGACCTGTACGGCATGCCCGGCGGCCCGGTGCACGACGCCAGCGTCATCGCCTACCTGCTCAAGCCCGAACTGTTCAGCGGCCGGCGTATCCACATGAGCATCGACAGCCGCGAAGGCCCCAGCTTCGGCCAGACCCTTGCCGACTGGTACGGCGTGCTCAAGCAGCCGGCTAACGTGATGTGGGTGGGCGAGGGCGATGCCCAGGGCCTGTTCGACCTGCTCAGCGCCCGTTTGGCGCGATTGGAATAG
- a CDS encoding I78 family peptidase inhibitor, translating into MFRTRAYLATLAVAAVLAGCSTGGNSAGGAAPATPAGNDGRCEASGADFAIGKPASAELLEQARKASGSQMARILKPHDVVTLEYRSERLNLNVDEQGKVVRVNCG; encoded by the coding sequence ATGTTCCGTACCCGTGCTTACCTGGCAACCCTGGCGGTGGCTGCTGTGCTGGCTGGTTGCAGCACTGGTGGCAATTCTGCTGGTGGCGCTGCGCCAGCCACGCCGGCAGGCAACGATGGCCGCTGCGAAGCCAGCGGCGCCGATTTTGCCATTGGCAAGCCGGCCAGCGCCGAGCTGCTGGAGCAGGCGCGCAAGGCCAGTGGCTCGCAGATGGCCCGCATTCTCAAGCCGCACGACGTGGTTACCCTCGAGTACCGTTCCGAACGCTTGAACCTGAATGTGGACGAGCAGGGCAAGGTGGTTCGCGTCAACTGCGGCTGA
- a CDS encoding cold-shock protein produces MSNRQQGTVKWFNDEKGYGFITPAGGGDDLFVHFKAIESDGFKSLKEGQTVSFVAERGQKGMQAAQVRPE; encoded by the coding sequence ATGTCCAATCGCCAACAAGGCACCGTCAAATGGTTCAATGATGAGAAAGGCTACGGCTTCATCACCCCAGCAGGCGGCGGCGACGACCTGTTCGTTCACTTCAAGGCCATCGAATCTGACGGCTTCAAGAGCCTGAAAGAAGGCCAGACTGTTTCCTTCGTCGCCGAGCGCGGCCAGAAGGGCATGCAGGCTGCACAGGTTCGTCCGGAGTAA
- the thrS gene encoding threonine--tRNA ligase, translating to MPVITLPDGSQRSFDHAVSVAEVAASIGAGLAKATVAGKVDGKLVDACDLISNDATLQIITPKDEEGLEIIRHSCAHLVGHAVKQLYPTAKMVIGPVIDEGFYYDIAFERPFTPEDMAAIEKRMMELIDKDYDVIKKVTPRAEVIDVFKARGEDYKLRLVEDMPDEQAMGLYYHEEYVDMCRGPHVPNTRFLKAFKLTKLSGAYWRGDAKNEQLQRVYGTAWADKKQLAAYIQRIEEAEKRDHRKIGKQLDLFHLQEEAPGMVFWHANGWTVYQVLEQYMRQVQRVNGYQEIKTPQVVDRILWERSGHWSNYAENMFTTSSESRDYAVKPMNCPCHVQVFNQGLKSYRDLPLRLAEFGACHRNEPSGALHGIMRVRGFVQDDAHIFCTEEQVKKEAADFIKLTLDVYKDFGFTDIAMKLSTRPAKRVGSEELWDRAEGALADALNESGLEWEYQPGEGAFYGPKIEFTLRDCLGRNWQCGTLQYDPNLPERLDASYIAEDNSRVRPVMLHRAILGSFERFIGMLIEHYAGVFPAWLAPTQAVIMNITDKQADFALEVENTLNGSGFRAKSDLRNEKIGFKIREHTLLKVPYLLVIGDREVETQTVAVRTREGKDLGSMPVAEFTQLLNSAVAQRGRLESE from the coding sequence ATGCCCGTTATTACTCTTCCCGATGGCAGTCAACGTTCGTTCGATCATGCCGTATCCGTAGCCGAAGTCGCCGCTTCCATCGGCGCCGGCCTGGCCAAGGCCACCGTGGCCGGCAAGGTCGACGGCAAACTGGTCGATGCCTGCGACCTGATCAGCAACGACGCCACCCTGCAGATCATCACCCCTAAAGATGAAGAGGGACTGGAGATCATCCGTCACTCGTGCGCCCACCTGGTCGGCCACGCGGTGAAACAGCTGTACCCGACCGCCAAGATGGTGATCGGCCCGGTCATCGACGAAGGCTTCTACTACGACATCGCCTTCGAGCGCCCCTTCACCCCTGAAGACATGGCCGCCATCGAAAAGCGCATGATGGAGCTGATCGACAAGGACTACGACGTCATCAAGAAGGTGACCCCGCGCGCCGAAGTCATCGACGTGTTCAAGGCCCGTGGCGAAGACTACAAGCTGCGCCTGGTCGAAGACATGCCGGACGAGCAGGCCATGGGCCTGTACTACCACGAAGAATACGTCGACATGTGCCGCGGCCCGCACGTGCCGAACACCCGCTTCCTCAAGGCATTCAAGCTGACCAAGCTGTCCGGCGCCTACTGGCGCGGTGATGCCAAGAACGAACAGCTGCAACGCGTGTACGGCACCGCCTGGGCCGACAAGAAGCAGCTGGCTGCGTACATCCAGCGCATCGAAGAAGCCGAAAAACGCGACCACCGCAAGATCGGCAAGCAGCTCGACCTGTTCCACCTGCAGGAAGAAGCCCCGGGCATGGTGTTCTGGCACGCCAACGGCTGGACCGTGTACCAGGTACTCGAGCAGTACATGCGCCAGGTCCAGCGCGTCAACGGCTACCAGGAAATCAAGACCCCGCAGGTTGTCGACCGCATTCTCTGGGAACGTTCCGGCCACTGGTCCAACTACGCCGAGAACATGTTCACCACCTCGTCGGAAAGCCGTGACTACGCGGTCAAGCCGATGAACTGCCCGTGCCACGTGCAGGTGTTCAACCAGGGCCTGAAGAGCTACCGCGACCTGCCGCTGCGCCTGGCCGAGTTCGGTGCCTGCCACCGTAACGAGCCGTCCGGCGCCCTGCACGGCATCATGCGCGTGCGTGGCTTCGTGCAGGACGACGCGCACATCTTCTGCACCGAAGAACAGGTGAAGAAAGAAGCCGCCGACTTCATCAAGCTGACCCTGGACGTGTACAAGGACTTCGGCTTCACCGACATCGCCATGAAGCTGTCGACCCGCCCGGCCAAGCGCGTGGGTTCCGAAGAGCTGTGGGACCGTGCCGAAGGTGCACTGGCCGACGCCTTGAACGAATCGGGCCTGGAGTGGGAATACCAGCCGGGCGAGGGCGCCTTCTACGGCCCGAAGATCGAGTTCACCCTGCGCGACTGCCTCGGCCGTAACTGGCAGTGCGGTACCCTGCAGTACGACCCGAACCTGCCAGAACGCCTGGATGCCAGCTATATCGCCGAAGATAACAGCCGTGTTCGCCCGGTCATGCTGCACCGCGCCATCCTCGGTTCGTTCGAGCGCTTCATCGGCATGCTGATCGAGCACTACGCCGGCGTGTTCCCGGCCTGGCTGGCCCCAACCCAGGCCGTGATCATGAACATCACCGACAAGCAGGCCGATTTCGCCCTCGAGGTGGAAAATACCCTGAACGGTAGCGGTTTCCGTGCCAAGTCGGACTTGAGAAATGAGAAGATCGGCTTTAAAATCCGCGAGCATACTTTGCTCAAGGTCCCGTACCTTTTGGTTATAGGGGATCGCGAAGTCGAAACGCAGACCGTCGCCGTACGCACCCGTGAAGGCAAAGACCTCGGCTCCATGCCGGTGGCTGAATTCACGCAGCTGCTCAACAGCGCTGTTGCCCAGCGCGGTCGCCTAGAATCGGAGTAA
- the infC gene encoding translation initiation factor IF-3: MTIKREMRNDKRTAPKAPINENISAREVRLIGADGEQIGIVSIDEALRIADEAKLDLVEISADAQPPVCKVMDYGKHLFEKKKQANEAKKNQKQIQIKEIKFRPGTEEGDYQVKLRNLVRFLTDGDKAKISLRFRGREMAHQELGMELLKRVEADLAEYGSVEQHPKMEGRQLMMVIAPKKKK, translated from the coding sequence ATGACTATTAAGCGTGAAATGAGAAACGATAAACGAACTGCACCGAAAGCCCCGATCAACGAGAATATCTCGGCACGCGAGGTTCGGTTAATTGGCGCTGACGGCGAGCAGATTGGCATCGTCTCGATTGATGAAGCGCTTCGTATCGCTGATGAAGCGAAGCTGGATCTGGTGGAAATCTCCGCCGACGCGCAACCGCCCGTCTGCAAGGTGATGGACTACGGCAAGCACCTCTTCGAGAAGAAGAAGCAGGCCAACGAAGCCAAGAAAAACCAGAAGCAGATCCAGATCAAAGAAATCAAGTTTCGTCCAGGGACGGAAGAAGGGGATTACCAGGTAAAACTACGCAACCTGGTACGTTTCCTTACCGATGGGGACAAGGCCAAGATCTCTCTGAGATTCCGCGGCCGTGAGATGGCCCACCAGGAGCTGGGCATGGAGCTGTTGAAGCGGGTCGAAGCCGACCTCGCCGAATACGGCTCCGTTGAGCAGCATCCGAAGATGGAAGGACGCCAGCTTATGATGGTCATCGCCCCCAAAAAGAAGAAGTAA
- the rpmI gene encoding 50S ribosomal protein L35: protein MPKMKTKSGAAKRFLKTASGFKHKHAFKSHILTKMSTKRKRQLRGASLLHPSDVAKVERMLRVR from the coding sequence ATGCCAAAAATGAAAACCAAGAGCGGTGCTGCGAAGCGCTTCCTGAAGACCGCTTCCGGCTTCAAGCACAAGCACGCTTTCAAGAGCCACATCCTGACCAAAATGTCGACCAAGCGTAAGCGTCAACTGCGCGGTGCCAGCCTGCTGCACCCGTCTGACGTGGCAAAAGTCGAGCGCATGCTGCGCGTACGTTAA
- the rplT gene encoding 50S ribosomal protein L20, with product MARVKRGVIARKRHKKILKLAKGYYGARSRVFRVAKQAVIKAGQYAYRDRRQKKRQFRALWIARINAGARTNGLSYSRLIAGLKKASIEIDRKVLADLAVNEKAAFAAIVEKAKAVLA from the coding sequence ATGGCTCGTGTTAAGCGTGGCGTCATCGCTCGTAAGCGTCACAAGAAAATTCTGAAACTGGCTAAAGGCTACTACGGTGCACGCTCGCGCGTATTCCGCGTTGCCAAGCAGGCTGTCATCAAGGCAGGTCAATATGCCTACCGTGACCGTCGTCAGAAGAAGCGTCAGTTCCGCGCACTGTGGATCGCTCGTATCAACGCCGGTGCCCGCACCAACGGTCTGTCCTACAGCCGTCTGATTGCTGGCCTGAAAAAGGCTTCGATCGAAATCGACCGTAAGGTTCTGGCCGATCTGGCAGTGAACGAAAAAGCGGCGTTTGCTGCGATTGTCGAGAAAGCTAAAGCCGTTCTGGCTTAA
- the pheS gene encoding phenylalanine--tRNA ligase subunit alpha, with protein sequence MENLDALVSQALEAVERAEDINTLEQIRVNYLGKKGELTQVMKTLGNLPAEERPKVGALINDAKERVTVVLNARKAAFEEAELSARLAAECIDVTLPGRGQATGGLHPITRTLERIEQFFTHIGYGIAEGPEVEDDYHNFEALNIPGHHPARAMHDTFYFNANMLLRTHTSPVQVRTMESTQPPIRIVCPGRVYRCDSDITHSPMFHQVEGLLIDRDINFADLKGTIEEFLRVFFEKELAVRFRPSFFPFTEPSAEVDIQCVMCSGKGCRVCKQTGWLEVMGCGMVHPNVLRMSGIDPEEFQGFAFGMGAERLAMLRYGVNDLRLFFDNDLRFLAQFR encoded by the coding sequence ATGGAAAACCTGGATGCGTTGGTCTCCCAAGCCCTAGAGGCCGTGGAGCGCGCTGAAGACATCAATACCCTGGAACAGATCCGGGTGAATTATCTCGGCAAGAAAGGCGAGCTGACCCAGGTGATGAAGACCCTGGGCAACCTGCCAGCCGAAGAGCGGCCGAAAGTCGGCGCGCTGATCAACGACGCCAAAGAGCGCGTTACCGTTGTGCTCAATGCCCGCAAGGCCGCCTTCGAAGAAGCCGAGCTCAGCGCTCGCCTGGCTGCCGAATGCATTGACGTCACCCTGCCAGGCCGCGGCCAGGCCACCGGTGGCCTGCACCCGATCACCCGTACACTCGAGCGCATCGAGCAGTTCTTCACCCACATCGGCTACGGCATTGCCGAAGGCCCAGAGGTGGAAGACGACTACCACAACTTCGAAGCGCTCAACATCCCCGGCCACCACCCGGCCCGGGCGATGCACGACACCTTCTACTTCAATGCCAACATGCTGCTGCGCACCCACACCTCGCCGGTGCAGGTGCGGACCATGGAGTCCACCCAGCCGCCAATCCGCATTGTCTGCCCGGGCCGCGTATACCGCTGCGACTCGGATATCACCCACTCGCCGATGTTCCACCAGGTCGAAGGCCTGCTGATCGATCGCGATATCAACTTCGCCGACCTCAAGGGCACCATCGAAGAGTTCCTGCGCGTGTTCTTCGAAAAAGAACTGGCGGTACGTTTCCGCCCATCGTTCTTCCCCTTCACCGAGCCGTCCGCCGAAGTCGACATCCAGTGCGTGATGTGTTCCGGCAAAGGCTGCCGCGTGTGCAAGCAGACCGGCTGGCTGGAAGTGATGGGCTGCGGCATGGTGCATCCGAACGTGCTGCGCATGTCCGGCATCGACCCTGAAGAGTTCCAGGGCTTCGCCTTCGGCATGGGCGCCGAGCGCCTGGCCATGCTGCGCTACGGCGTCAACGATTTGCGTCTGTTCTTCGACAACGACCTGCGCTTCCTCGCGCAATTCCGCTAG